From Nocardia sp. XZ_19_385, the proteins below share one genomic window:
- a CDS encoding wax ester/triacylglycerol synthase family O-acyltransferase — MELLSPIDAIFLLAESREHPMHVGGLQLFEAPEDAGPDFARSVYEKVLAQQTISPTFRKRPATWLGAPQLGWSEDPDVELDYHVRRSALPSPGTFAQLLDLASRLHGQLLDRHRPLWEIRVVEGLNDGRFALYTKMHHALIDGVAAQRLMQRTLTSDPAAREVRVPWNLPKRQRDPKPESSRLGDGARNLMSAASFGPKLARAARSALLEQQLTLPFEAPRTMLNVPIGGARTVAVRSWPLERIKQVKKASGKTINDVVLAMSSGALRSYLLERDALPDKPLIAMVPMNLRGEDDTDTSGNKVCAALCNLGTDVVDPLARLAVISESMHDVKNVYRQLSSTQSMALSALTLSPIAMSLLPALVQRTSPAFNVVISNVPGAREPMYFNGARLDASYPMSIPFDGQAMNITLTTTAENLDFGLVGCRRSVPDMHRILDHLENALSELEDAI; from the coding sequence ATGGAGTTACTCTCACCGATCGATGCCATTTTCCTGCTCGCCGAATCCCGGGAACACCCGATGCACGTGGGCGGCCTGCAACTCTTCGAGGCGCCCGAGGACGCCGGGCCCGATTTCGCCCGGTCCGTCTACGAAAAAGTGCTGGCGCAACAGACGATCAGCCCCACCTTCCGGAAGCGGCCGGCCACCTGGCTCGGAGCACCGCAGCTGGGCTGGTCCGAAGATCCCGACGTCGAACTCGACTATCACGTAAGACGTTCCGCGCTACCCAGCCCCGGCACGTTCGCACAGCTGCTGGATCTGGCCTCCCGACTACACGGGCAGCTGCTGGACCGGCATCGTCCGCTGTGGGAGATCCGCGTGGTCGAAGGGCTGAACGACGGCCGGTTCGCTCTGTACACGAAAATGCACCACGCACTCATCGACGGCGTCGCCGCGCAGCGTCTGATGCAACGCACCCTCACCAGCGATCCAGCCGCGCGCGAAGTCCGTGTGCCCTGGAATCTGCCGAAGCGCCAGCGTGATCCGAAGCCCGAAAGCTCGCGGCTCGGCGACGGTGCACGAAACCTGATGTCCGCCGCCAGCTTCGGCCCCAAGCTCGCGCGCGCCGCCCGCTCGGCGCTGCTGGAGCAGCAGTTGACCCTGCCGTTCGAAGCGCCGCGCACCATGCTCAATGTGCCGATCGGCGGCGCGCGCACCGTCGCGGTGCGGTCCTGGCCGCTGGAGCGGATCAAGCAGGTGAAGAAGGCGAGCGGAAAGACCATCAACGATGTGGTGCTGGCCATGTCCTCCGGTGCGCTGCGCAGCTACCTGCTGGAACGAGACGCGTTGCCGGACAAGCCTTTGATCGCCATGGTGCCGATGAACCTGCGCGGCGAGGACGACACCGACACCAGCGGCAACAAGGTCTGCGCCGCGCTGTGCAACCTGGGCACCGACGTCGTCGACCCGCTGGCCCGGCTGGCGGTGATCAGCGAATCGATGCACGACGTCAAGAACGTCTACCGGCAACTGTCCAGCACCCAGTCGATGGCGCTGTCCGCGCTGACGCTCAGCCCGATCGCGATGTCGCTGCTGCCCGCCCTGGTGCAGCGGACCTCGCCGGCGTTCAACGTTGTCATCTCGAATGTGCCGGGTGCGCGCGAACCGATGTATTTCAACGGCGCGCGGCTCGACGCCAGCTATCCGATGTCGATCCCGTTCGACGGGCAGGCCATGAACATCACCCTGACCACCACCGCCGAGAACCTGGACTTCGGTCTGGTCGGGTGCCGGCGCAGCGTGCCGGATATGCACCGGATTCTGGATCACCTGGAAAACGCACTGTCCGAGCTCGAAGACGCGATCTAG
- a CDS encoding LysR family transcriptional regulator → MLERLELEAFLTLAEELHFGRTAERLHVTTSRVSQTIRQLERRIGAPLFERSSRRVVLTVVGKQLRDELRPAYDQIAAGVAAASSGNLLIRTLTVGFSAPWCGNLIIKSAKVFRDRYPGSVVTVEEIQLTDPLGRMRSGAVDLQLTEFPISEPDISTGPIIFSEPRSLMVPADHPFASRDSVSLEDLADTTLITINSEAVPRYWMDYYFPRRTPSGRPIPQGPAAVYWPEVLVHVSQGAGVSTVSAAAEQFHTRPGMAFVPFRDAPPIDYGLMWPTAHKNPLVRPFIETIRELADSA, encoded by the coding sequence ATGCTGGAACGGCTGGAACTGGAGGCGTTTCTGACGCTCGCCGAGGAACTGCACTTCGGCCGCACCGCCGAACGGCTGCATGTGACGACGAGCCGGGTCAGCCAGACCATTCGCCAGCTCGAACGCCGGATCGGCGCACCGCTGTTCGAACGCTCCAGCCGCAGGGTCGTGCTGACGGTCGTCGGCAAGCAGTTGCGGGATGAGCTGCGGCCCGCCTATGACCAGATCGCGGCCGGGGTGGCGGCCGCCAGCAGCGGGAACCTGCTCATCCGGACGCTCACGGTCGGCTTCTCCGCGCCCTGGTGCGGAAACCTGATCATCAAGTCCGCCAAGGTCTTCCGGGACCGCTACCCCGGCAGCGTGGTGACCGTCGAGGAGATCCAGCTGACCGACCCGCTCGGCCGGATGCGTTCTGGCGCAGTCGATTTGCAGCTGACCGAGTTCCCGATCTCGGAACCCGACATCAGCACCGGGCCGATCATCTTCTCCGAACCCCGCAGCCTGATGGTGCCCGCGGACCATCCGTTCGCGAGCCGGGACTCGGTATCGCTGGAGGATCTCGCCGACACCACGCTGATCACCATCAACAGCGAAGCCGTCCCACGCTATTGGATGGACTACTACTTTCCGCGCCGCACCCCGTCCGGCCGCCCGATCCCGCAGGGGCCCGCGGCGGTGTACTGGCCGGAGGTGCTGGTGCATGTCAGCCAGGGGGCCGGCGTCAGCACGGTCTCGGCGGCCGCCGAACAGTTCCACACCCGCCCGGGCATGGCCTTCGTCCCCTTCCGCGACGCCCCGCCGATCGACTACGGCCTGATGTGGCCCACCGCGCATAAGAACCCGCTGGTCCGCCCCTTCATCGAAACCATCAGGGAGCTGGCCGATTCGGCCTGA
- a CDS encoding FAD-dependent oxidoreductase: MSENISVVVIGGGYAGVLAANRLTQRDNVAVTLINPRSDFVERIRLHQLVGGSDDAVVDFKDLLSERIRLVVDTVTDIDAAGRTVTLATGDTLRYDYLIYAVGSGSADPQVPGAAEFAYPIASFEEAQRLRPAVEALSAAGVVTVVGSGPTGIETAAELAEQGRQVTLVCGTILGPYLHPRGRRSVTKRLTALGVRILEGSDAKVTAVTRDSVRLGDGRALPSALTIWTAGFGVPDLARRSGLSTDTLGRLLTDETLTSLDDERILAAGDSAAPSNLPFRMSCQAATRIGAHAADTVLHRIANEQPAPINLGFIGQCISLGRRAGIFQFSSKDDTAKRWYLGGGVAAKVRGNQTRLADLGQGRQPSSAGAGQRFPGSPG, encoded by the coding sequence ATGTCCGAGAACATCTCCGTGGTTGTGATCGGCGGCGGATACGCCGGCGTCCTGGCCGCCAACCGCCTCACCCAGCGCGACAACGTCGCCGTGACGCTGATCAACCCGCGCTCGGATTTCGTCGAGCGCATCCGGCTGCACCAGCTGGTGGGCGGGTCCGACGACGCGGTCGTCGACTTCAAAGATTTACTGTCCGAACGCATTCGACTGGTCGTCGACACCGTGACCGACATCGACGCGGCGGGCCGCACCGTGACGCTGGCGACCGGCGACACCCTGCGCTACGACTACCTGATCTACGCGGTCGGCAGCGGCAGCGCCGACCCACAGGTGCCGGGGGCGGCCGAATTCGCCTACCCCATAGCCAGTTTCGAGGAGGCGCAGCGCTTGCGTCCGGCCGTCGAAGCCTTGTCGGCCGCGGGCGTGGTGACCGTGGTCGGATCCGGCCCCACCGGCATCGAGACCGCCGCCGAATTGGCCGAACAGGGGCGCCAGGTGACCCTGGTGTGCGGCACCATCCTCGGCCCCTACCTGCACCCGCGCGGCCGCCGCTCGGTCACCAAACGGCTGACCGCACTCGGAGTACGAATCCTGGAAGGCTCCGACGCGAAGGTGACCGCCGTGACCCGCGATTCGGTGCGACTCGGCGACGGCCGCGCACTGCCGAGCGCGCTGACCATCTGGACCGCCGGCTTCGGCGTGCCGGATCTGGCGCGGCGCAGCGGCCTGAGCACCGACACCCTGGGACGTCTGCTCACCGACGAAACCCTGACCAGCCTCGACGACGAGCGCATCCTCGCGGCGGGTGATTCGGCGGCACCCTCGAACCTGCCGTTCCGGATGAGCTGCCAGGCCGCCACGCGAATCGGCGCGCACGCCGCCGACACCGTGCTGCACCGCATCGCGAACGAGCAACCCGCACCCATCAACCTGGGCTTCATCGGCCAGTGCATCAGCCTGGGCCGCCGCGCCGGCATCTTCCAGTTCTCGTCCAAGGACGACACCGCGAAGCGCTGGTACCTCGGCGGCGGCGTGGCCGCGAAGGTCAGAGGCAACCAAACCCGGCTCGCTGACCTGGGTCAAGGACGACAACCGTCGTCGGCTGGTGCAGGCCAACGGTTCCCCGGCAGCCCGGGTTGA
- a CDS encoding DMT family transporter has protein sequence MTRRGWVLFLAMGAIWGVPYAMIRIAVEDFDPFVVAFARTLIGGLILLPIALYTKALMPVLRRWKPLLAYTLVEITGPWFLIGYAETTLNSSTVGLLIAAVPLIAVVMVATMGHETFDRRRVLGLIVGFGGVATLVGLDVDLSNPAAIGAIGLTAIGYALGPIIITRSLADLPPMGVVTASLILAAIIYAPMAALRWPDHYPADASWSVLGLAVLCTSLAFLVFFALISEVGPSRATVITYINPAVAILLGVTALNEPLTAGMAIGFPLVILGSILGTARSRGAEPKTEAPVAVPCADVPVPPGAYDERR, from the coding sequence ATGACCAGGCGTGGATGGGTGCTGTTTCTCGCGATGGGGGCCATCTGGGGTGTCCCGTACGCGATGATCCGGATCGCGGTCGAGGATTTCGATCCGTTCGTGGTGGCGTTCGCGCGCACGCTGATCGGCGGGCTGATCTTGCTGCCGATCGCGCTGTATACGAAAGCGCTGATGCCGGTGCTGCGGCGGTGGAAACCGTTGCTGGCCTACACCCTGGTGGAAATCACCGGGCCCTGGTTCCTGATCGGCTACGCGGAGACCACGCTGAACAGCTCCACCGTGGGGCTGCTGATCGCGGCGGTGCCGTTGATCGCGGTGGTGATGGTGGCCACCATGGGGCACGAAACCTTCGATAGGCGAAGGGTTCTCGGGCTGATCGTCGGCTTCGGCGGGGTCGCCACCCTGGTCGGTCTCGATGTCGATCTGTCCAACCCGGCGGCGATCGGCGCGATCGGACTGACCGCCATCGGTTACGCGCTCGGGCCGATCATCATCACCCGCTCGCTGGCCGATCTGCCGCCGATGGGCGTGGTCACCGCGTCGCTGATCCTGGCCGCGATCATCTACGCGCCGATGGCGGCGCTGCGCTGGCCCGATCACTACCCCGCCGACGCCAGCTGGTCGGTGCTGGGCCTGGCAGTCCTCTGCACATCGCTGGCGTTCCTCGTATTCTTCGCCCTGATCAGCGAAGTCGGCCCGTCCCGCGCCACCGTGATCACCTACATCAACCCGGCCGTCGCGATCCTGCTCGGTGTCACCGCGCTGAACGAACCGCTGACCGCAGGCATGGCCATCGGCTTTCCGCTGGTCATCCTCGGTTCGATTCTCGGCACCGCCCGCTCGCGCGGCGCCGAACCCAAGACCGAAGCCCCGGTGGCGGTCCCGTGTGCCGATGTGCCGGTACCGCCCGGCGCCTATGATGAGCGCCGATGA
- a CDS encoding class I SAM-dependent methyltransferase, translated as MNDIAAIGAAYDEIAELYDELVRQPLYGTPFDDAMLAAFAALVGSGGAVADIGCGQGRIAAQLAESGLDVRGIDLSRRLLAMARTEFPHLRFDEGSMEELDFGAATLDGLVAWYSMIHLPPERIPGVLAEFHRVLRTGGHALFAFQATDGCEVVEPFDHKVIRAYRWSPERLAELLRESGFEVLARMVREPGPGERFEQAYVLCCKPR; from the coding sequence ATGAACGATATCGCCGCGATCGGTGCGGCCTATGACGAAATCGCCGAGCTCTACGACGAACTGGTGCGGCAGCCGCTCTACGGCACACCGTTCGACGACGCGATGCTGGCCGCCTTCGCCGCGCTGGTCGGCTCCGGCGGCGCGGTCGCCGATATCGGTTGCGGTCAGGGCCGCATCGCCGCGCAACTGGCCGAATCGGGCCTGGACGTGCGCGGAATCGACCTCTCCCGACGCCTGCTCGCCATGGCGCGCACCGAATTCCCGCACCTGCGTTTCGACGAAGGCAGCATGGAGGAACTCGACTTCGGTGCTGCCACCCTCGACGGCCTCGTCGCCTGGTATTCGATGATCCATCTGCCGCCCGAGCGGATTCCCGGGGTGTTGGCCGAGTTTCATCGGGTACTCCGAACGGGAGGGCACGCCTTGTTCGCCTTCCAGGCGACGGACGGTTGTGAAGTGGTGGAACCGTTCGATCACAAGGTGATTCGCGCGTACCGCTGGTCGCCGGAACGGCTTGCCGAGCTGTTGCGCGAGAGCGGGTTCGAGGTACTCGCGCGGATGGTCCGGGAACCCGGACCCGGCGAGCGGTTCGAGCAGGCTTACGTGTTGTGCTGCAAGCCACGATAA
- a CDS encoding cutinase family protein: MALREFFARHRIGVGVAAPAVLGVTALVAASFALTSTPETRDTRLTSSVTECHDMVTISVAGRNDTPNPQTTAMLLDANGNPLPAALSGDHRSEWVDPVVNAPAGQVDPGSYRAVYVAYPANMSSYEDSVNAGVANTKQVMREIAQACPDTRFSIVGYSEGADVVRRVAMEVGNQEADKDGKYGIVNPDDVVGVVILADPGRSAGDGTFIGAKDPNNPDNFDQKYNGKPISGQGVMQGTGGGFGKLNGKIASFCSEGDLTCAAPQNISLLQLAANVGRQINVDNLERDGLTPATGQNVAEVLGRIAMTAFADIAAQPNWMASDETFLTVLLRVSDPAYKPGTHTPKATPVKSEISTDEMSPLAYLPQKVLNEIIGLIVTNQNTIPVVMSDPYKLTLGPNHTGHHFDYWKNADPQNGKPLTSAEYAAAWLTHLAKQAQAGEPVDKTATPKTEDVQAMYKAVDESKAPKTTTPAATSTSTTTTTTKSDAAVASTTQAPTTTSSGTSSSTTAPSSTTTAPTTTEAPKPTTVAPTTTAAPTTTVAPTTTTTTESAAPTTTESK, encoded by the coding sequence ATGGCTCTTCGCGAGTTCTTTGCGCGCCACCGCATCGGTGTGGGCGTTGCCGCACCAGCAGTGCTCGGCGTGACGGCATTGGTTGCCGCCTCGTTCGCGCTGACATCCACACCGGAGACCCGGGATACGCGGCTGACCAGCTCGGTTACCGAGTGCCACGACATGGTGACCATCTCGGTCGCCGGTCGTAACGACACTCCGAATCCGCAGACCACCGCGATGCTGCTCGACGCCAACGGCAACCCGTTGCCGGCCGCGCTGTCGGGCGACCACCGCAGTGAGTGGGTGGATCCGGTGGTCAACGCACCGGCCGGACAAGTCGACCCGGGCTCGTATCGCGCGGTGTATGTCGCGTATCCGGCGAACATGTCCAGCTATGAGGACTCGGTGAACGCCGGTGTAGCGAACACCAAGCAAGTCATGCGGGAGATCGCCCAGGCGTGCCCCGACACCCGCTTCTCCATCGTCGGTTACAGCGAGGGCGCGGATGTCGTGCGCCGGGTCGCGATGGAGGTCGGCAACCAGGAGGCCGACAAGGACGGCAAGTACGGGATCGTCAACCCGGACGACGTGGTCGGCGTGGTCATCCTGGCCGACCCGGGCCGCTCGGCCGGCGACGGCACCTTCATCGGCGCCAAGGATCCGAACAACCCGGACAACTTCGACCAGAAGTACAACGGCAAGCCGATCTCGGGCCAGGGCGTCATGCAAGGCACCGGCGGCGGCTTCGGCAAGCTGAACGGCAAAATCGCCTCGTTCTGTTCCGAGGGTGACCTGACTTGTGCCGCACCGCAGAACATTTCGCTGCTGCAGCTGGCCGCCAACGTCGGTCGGCAGATCAATGTGGACAACCTGGAACGGGACGGGCTGACCCCGGCGACCGGCCAGAATGTCGCCGAGGTGCTGGGCCGGATCGCGATGACGGCGTTCGCCGATATCGCGGCGCAGCCGAACTGGATGGCGAGCGACGAGACGTTCCTGACTGTGCTGCTGCGGGTTTCGGATCCGGCCTACAAGCCGGGGACGCACACCCCCAAGGCGACACCGGTGAAGTCGGAGATCTCGACCGACGAGATGTCGCCGCTGGCTTACCTGCCGCAGAAGGTGCTCAACGAGATCATCGGCCTGATCGTGACCAACCAGAACACGATCCCCGTCGTCATGAGCGACCCGTACAAGCTCACCCTCGGCCCGAACCACACCGGTCATCACTTCGACTACTGGAAGAACGCTGATCCGCAGAACGGCAAGCCGCTGACCTCCGCCGAGTACGCGGCCGCGTGGCTGACGCACCTGGCGAAGCAGGCGCAGGCCGGTGAGCCGGTGGACAAGACGGCCACGCCGAAGACCGAGGACGTCCAGGCGATGTACAAGGCGGTCGACGAGTCGAAGGCGCCGAAGACCACCACCCCGGCGGCGACCTCGACCAGCACCACGACGACGACCACGAAGTCCGATGCGGCCGTAGCGTCGACGACCCAGGCGCCGACCACCACGTCGTCCGGGACCTCGAGCTCGACCACCGCGCCGAGCTCCACCACCACGGCCCCGACGACCACCGAGGCTCCCAAGCCGACGACCGTCGCGCCGACCACCACCGCGGCGCCGACCACCACGGTCGCGCCCACCACTACGACGACCACGGAATCGGCCGCGCCGACCACCACCGAGTCGAAGTAG